One segment of Aquimarina sp. BL5 DNA contains the following:
- a CDS encoding metallophosphoesterase: MNYKYITLIILTIFVSGCALYEPKYREPFDDSVALEEKEIEKTFYLIGDAGYAKPDQSTSALLALEKYLENHKQKGNYTIFLGDNIYPDGMPKKDKKDRKIAEHRLDAQIDAVKNFDGQVYFIPGNHDWYNEGLKGLEREEKYFEEKLKDKKVFRPSKGCALESIEITDNIQLIILDSQWYLEDWDKHPTVNDNCPEIKTREAMFLEVESEFKKNQDKTILFALHHPLYTNGVHGGKYAPVKHLYPSQKKVPVPILGSLAMQIRTAGAISTQDNQNKQYKSLVKRLETLAKGSERIIFASGHEHSLQYIEHNGIKQIVSGAGAKNSYATLSNDGLFAYGGQGFVKLDVYKDGAVWASFFGSKNNKPELLFKKEIYEKTPTYDLSSISEITQPTIAASIYEKEGTDRTEFYESIWGDHYRDLYGTKIQTKVAILDTLYGGLEVVRKGGGHQTRSLRLKRKDGKEYNMRALKKSGIKFLQSTVFQNNYVEESLENTISEDILLDFYTAGHPYIFTVIPELSDAVGVFHTNPKLYYVPKQNALGKYNVDYGDELYMIEERPEENHKDLASFGKPDDIESTSDVYERLRRDEKYKIDESSYIRARIFDMLIGDWDRHQDQWRWAEYERENGDHIFKPIPRDRDQAFSNFDGGFLGTLRGLMGFANQFQVYDEELKDVKWINSSATRLDRTLIRNSGRDEWLKQATYIQQNLTDTAIESAFLNIPTEAKGEDLDNIKKNLKGRRQNIVDIADRYYDYLTSLAIVMGTDKDDLIEIYRMKKGKTRVTVSRIKDGLKGKIVSDKIFDKKETKEIWIYGLDDDDVFESSGKVDNPIKINIIGGQNNDIYRFKKGRKIAVYDHKSKPNTIEKKGGARIRFTDNYQINNFDKNEGVLTTSSVLPVIGFNPDDGVRIGPMAVYTINGFHRNPFSSSHSLSGGYYFATQGFDLGYRGEFAGILGDYNMLIGLKYTSPSFAINFFGFGNETENNQDELDFDYNRVRLSTYGVSLGAVKNGRLGSYFEYKGSIEGIEVDDTPDRFITQEAGLQNPEAFDRKWFAGLDGTYRYESYDVVVNPTRGMKLEVNVGGRMNVEDTDRTFGYIKPHLGFYNALTRNRKLVLKTAAQGQFNIGENYEFYQAAQLGDENLLRGYRTERFTGQSSLAGSADIRYSFNQFKTRILPLQIGIFVGGDTGRVWIADNDTSDKWHSDYGGGFWINSANAMSGTFNLFTGEDGARFSFSFAFKF, encoded by the coding sequence ATGAACTATAAATATATAACTCTTATTATACTTACTATTTTTGTTTCTGGTTGTGCATTGTATGAACCAAAATACAGAGAACCTTTTGATGATTCTGTTGCACTGGAAGAAAAAGAAATAGAAAAAACTTTTTATCTAATTGGAGATGCTGGATATGCAAAACCAGATCAGAGTACCTCTGCACTATTAGCTTTAGAAAAATATTTAGAGAATCATAAACAAAAAGGAAACTATACCATTTTTCTTGGGGATAATATATATCCTGATGGAATGCCTAAAAAGGATAAAAAAGACAGAAAAATAGCAGAACATCGTTTAGATGCTCAAATAGATGCTGTAAAAAATTTTGATGGGCAAGTTTATTTCATTCCTGGCAACCATGATTGGTATAATGAGGGCTTAAAAGGATTAGAGCGAGAGGAAAAGTACTTTGAGGAGAAATTAAAAGATAAGAAAGTGTTTAGGCCATCAAAAGGTTGTGCACTGGAAAGTATAGAAATTACAGATAATATCCAATTGATTATTCTAGACTCACAATGGTATCTTGAAGATTGGGATAAACACCCAACAGTTAATGATAATTGTCCAGAGATCAAAACTCGCGAGGCGATGTTTCTTGAGGTAGAAAGTGAATTCAAGAAAAATCAAGATAAAACAATTCTTTTTGCTTTACACCATCCCTTATATACTAATGGCGTTCACGGAGGTAAATATGCTCCTGTTAAACACCTATATCCATCACAAAAAAAAGTGCCAGTACCTATTTTGGGATCACTGGCCATGCAAATCCGTACAGCAGGAGCAATATCCACTCAGGATAATCAGAACAAGCAATATAAATCTTTGGTGAAGCGATTAGAAACATTGGCTAAAGGATCAGAACGAATCATTTTTGCTTCGGGTCACGAACATTCTTTGCAGTATATAGAACATAATGGAATCAAGCAGATTGTCTCTGGAGCTGGAGCTAAAAATTCATACGCTACTTTAAGTAATGATGGACTTTTTGCTTATGGAGGACAAGGTTTTGTAAAGCTAGATGTTTATAAAGATGGAGCTGTATGGGCTTCGTTTTTTGGCAGTAAAAATAATAAGCCAGAATTGCTTTTCAAGAAAGAAATTTATGAAAAAACTCCAACATATGATCTTTCTTCTATTTCTGAAATAACCCAACCAACTATTGCTGCTTCGATTTATGAAAAAGAAGGTACTGATCGAACCGAGTTTTATGAAAGCATTTGGGGGGATCATTATAGAGATTTATATGGTACAAAAATCCAAACTAAAGTTGCTATTTTGGATACATTATATGGAGGGTTAGAAGTTGTGCGTAAAGGAGGAGGACATCAAACTAGATCATTACGATTAAAAAGAAAAGATGGTAAAGAGTACAATATGCGAGCTCTAAAAAAGAGTGGTATAAAATTTCTACAATCTACTGTTTTTCAGAATAACTATGTAGAAGAATCTTTAGAAAACACTATTTCAGAAGATATTCTGTTGGATTTTTATACAGCAGGACATCCATATATTTTTACAGTAATTCCTGAATTATCAGATGCTGTTGGAGTTTTTCATACGAATCCTAAGCTGTATTATGTCCCAAAACAAAATGCTTTAGGAAAATACAACGTTGATTATGGAGACGAATTGTATATGATTGAGGAACGACCTGAAGAGAATCATAAAGATTTAGCTTCCTTTGGAAAACCTGATGACATAGAAAGTACTTCGGATGTATATGAAAGATTGAGAAGAGATGAAAAATATAAAATAGATGAATCATCGTATATAAGAGCCAGAATTTTTGATATGTTAATTGGAGATTGGGATCGCCATCAAGATCAATGGAGATGGGCAGAATATGAACGGGAAAATGGAGATCATATTTTTAAACCTATACCAAGGGATAGAGATCAAGCCTTTTCTAATTTTGATGGAGGGTTTTTAGGAACTTTGAGAGGATTAATGGGATTTGCAAATCAATTTCAGGTTTATGATGAGGAATTAAAAGATGTAAAGTGGATTAATTCTTCTGCTACTAGATTAGATCGTACTTTGATTAGAAATAGTGGAAGAGATGAGTGGCTAAAGCAAGCAACATACATACAACAAAATCTTACAGATACAGCTATAGAAAGTGCTTTTCTGAATATTCCTACTGAAGCAAAAGGAGAGGACTTAGATAATATTAAGAAGAACCTAAAAGGAAGAAGACAAAATATAGTTGATATCGCAGATCGATACTATGATTATCTTACTAGTCTAGCTATTGTAATGGGTACGGATAAAGATGATCTTATAGAGATTTATCGGATGAAGAAAGGGAAGACTAGAGTAACAGTTTCCAGAATTAAGGATGGTCTAAAAGGGAAAATTGTAAGTGATAAAATATTTGATAAGAAAGAAACCAAAGAAATTTGGATTTATGGGCTAGATGATGATGATGTTTTTGAGTCAAGTGGAAAAGTAGATAATCCTATAAAAATCAATATTATTGGAGGGCAGAATAACGACATTTATCGATTTAAAAAAGGTCGTAAAATTGCTGTGTATGATCACAAGAGTAAGCCTAATACCATTGAGAAAAAAGGTGGAGCAAGAATTAGATTTACAGATAATTATCAAATTAATAATTTTGATAAGAATGAAGGTGTGTTAACTACTTCTTCTGTATTACCAGTCATTGGTTTTAATCCAGATGACGGTGTGCGTATAGGTCCGATGGCAGTGTATACAATTAATGGATTCCATAGAAATCCTTTTTCCAGTAGTCATAGTCTTTCTGGTGGATATTATTTTGCGACACAAGGTTTTGACCTTGGATATCGTGGTGAATTTGCGGGGATATTAGGAGATTATAATATGTTGATCGGTCTTAAATACACTAGTCCTAGTTTTGCAATAAATTTCTTTGGTTTTGGAAATGAGACAGAAAATAATCAAGACGAATTAGATTTTGATTATAATCGAGTGAGATTAAGTACTTATGGAGTTTCTCTAGGAGCAGTTAAAAATGGACGTTTAGGTAGTTACTTTGAATATAAAGGTTCTATAGAAGGTATAGAGGTGGATGATACTCCAGATCGTTTTATCACTCAGGAAGCAGGTTTACAAAATCCAGAAGCTTTTGATCGCAAATGGTTCGCTGGATTGGATGGAACCTATAGATATGAAAGTTATGATGTGGTTGTCAATCCTACCAGGGGAATGAAACTTGAAGTTAACGTCGGGGGAAGAATGAATGTGGAAGATACTGATCGAACTTTTGGGTATATCAAACCACACCTTGGGTTTTATAACGCACTAACCCGTAATCGTAAGTTGGTTCTCAAAACTGCAGCTCAAGGACAATTTAATATCGGAGAAAATTATGAATTTTATCAAGCGGCACAATTGGGGGATGAGAACTTGTTAAGAGGTTATCGAACGGAACGTTTTACTGGACAATCTTCACTGGCTGGTAGTGCAGATATTCGATATAGTTTTAATCAATTTAAAACTCGAATTCTACCATTACAAATTGGAATATTTGTTGGAGGCGATACAGGTCGAGTGTGGATTGCCGATAATGATACTTCTGATAAATGGCATAGTGATTATGGAGGTGGTTTTTGGATAAATAGTGCGAATGCCATGAGTGGAACTTTTAATCTATTTACTGGAGAAGACGGAGCCAGATTTTCATTTTCTTTTGCTTTTAAATTTTAA
- a CDS encoding PorT family protein, whose translation MNAQDYPLQPTLMGVKGGANFSTVYSENINDLDFRTDFYAGLAVEAMLTDKFGFQVEAFYSR comes from the coding sequence TTGAACGCTCAAGATTATCCGCTACAACCTACTTTAATGGGCGTTAAAGGAGGTGCGAATTTTTCTACTGTCTATTCAGAAAATATCAATGATCTTGATTTCAGAACTGATTTTTATGCCGGATTAGCGGTGGAAGCAATGTTAACTGACAAATTTGGATTTCAGGTGGAAGCATTCTACTCAAGGTAA
- a CDS encoding porin family protein, which translates to MKKTTLFLSFIFCSISLFAQEIENRFQFGARAGINFSTITGDDFEDPNSRTSFYAGLVAETFVTEKFALQGEVFYSGQGFDIEETTFAGVTVTPEAEFQIDYIQVPLLAKIYLIEGLNIHAGPQFGFKINEEIDTDPTGDGGDFDTDRIKDFDFQLAAGAEFKFAKSFFIQARYTYGFSEVVEDTDAHNSTFSAGIGFMF; encoded by the coding sequence ATGAAAAAAACAACTTTATTTTTAAGCTTTATTTTCTGCAGTATCAGCCTATTTGCACAAGAAATAGAAAATAGATTTCAATTTGGAGCGCGTGCTGGTATCAACTTTTCAACGATTACAGGAGATGATTTCGAGGATCCAAATTCGAGAACTAGTTTTTATGCAGGTCTTGTCGCAGAAACTTTTGTTACAGAAAAATTTGCGTTACAAGGAGAAGTTTTCTACTCTGGGCAAGGATTTGATATTGAAGAAACAACTTTTGCCGGAGTAACAGTAACTCCTGAAGCGGAATTCCAAATTGATTACATCCAAGTGCCACTTTTAGCAAAAATCTATTTGATCGAAGGATTAAACATTCATGCAGGACCTCAATTTGGATTTAAAATTAATGAAGAGATTGATACTGATCCAACCGGAGATGGCGGAGATTTTGACACTGATCGAATTAAAGATTTTGATTTTCAATTGGCTGCTGGTGCAGAATTTAAATTTGCCAAAAGCTTTTTTATCCAAGCAAGATATACCTATGGCTTTTCTGAAGTGGTAGAAGATACTGATGCACATAATTCTACTTTCTCGGCTGGTATTGGATTCATGTTTTAG
- the cls gene encoding cardiolipin synthase encodes MIITIGLYSTITLLAILHIILYGSRPTKSLSWLLIVLIFPFLGIILYIVFGINRRRFKFFKLKQTVRRRLYDENFRNRLVKEQKIEFENKKSSKLSKLLRNSSNFATQPANQVKVLQNGKETFDSIFKELQKAEKFIHLQYYIFEEGELFDKLYSLLKEKLENNVEVRILYDAIGSYSLRKKAIKKFKDIGASVYPIMPLHFGSILFTLNYRNHRKIIIIDGKVGFTGGVNISDKYINPKSELGIWDDTHLYLNGPAVDSLHRVFIKDYYFASNEELLLTNKYLPETKKQGDVAVQIVAGGPDADHPSIMQQYITMINLAEEYIYISNPYFIPNNAMLEALRIAALSGVTIKLLVPKKSDSWLAKYSMLSFFEELLFLGIEIYQQKDDFLHSKVIIMDGEIASVGSGNFDHRSFEHNFETNALIYDTPIAESICQDFIADCRESILLKYDTYKRRGIKRKLSEGIARFFSPLL; translated from the coding sequence ATGATCATCACAATTGGCCTATATAGCACTATTACTCTTTTAGCTATTCTACATATTATTCTTTACGGATCTAGACCTACAAAATCCTTAAGTTGGCTTCTTATTGTCTTAATTTTTCCATTTTTAGGAATCATATTATATATTGTTTTTGGCATAAACCGAAGAAGATTTAAGTTTTTTAAACTCAAACAGACCGTTAGAAGGCGTTTATATGATGAAAATTTTCGAAATCGATTGGTCAAAGAACAAAAAATAGAATTTGAAAACAAGAAGAGCTCGAAGTTATCTAAATTATTACGAAATAGTTCAAATTTTGCTACCCAACCCGCAAATCAAGTTAAAGTGCTCCAAAATGGGAAAGAGACTTTTGATTCTATTTTTAAAGAACTTCAAAAAGCTGAGAAATTCATACACCTCCAATACTACATTTTTGAAGAAGGAGAATTATTTGACAAACTTTATTCTTTATTAAAAGAAAAACTGGAAAACAATGTCGAAGTACGAATTTTATATGATGCTATAGGCAGTTATTCATTACGCAAAAAAGCGATTAAAAAATTTAAGGATATAGGAGCGAGCGTATATCCAATAATGCCCCTACATTTTGGGAGTATTTTGTTTACTTTAAATTATCGAAATCATCGTAAAATTATAATCATAGATGGTAAAGTTGGTTTTACAGGAGGTGTTAATATTTCTGACAAATATATTAATCCCAAATCAGAACTGGGAATTTGGGATGACACACACTTATATCTGAATGGTCCAGCAGTGGATAGCCTACATCGAGTGTTTATCAAAGATTATTATTTTGCTAGTAATGAAGAGTTATTATTAACTAATAAATACCTCCCCGAAACTAAGAAACAGGGAGATGTAGCGGTCCAGATTGTAGCAGGTGGGCCTGATGCAGATCATCCTTCGATTATGCAGCAATATATTACCATGATTAATCTCGCTGAAGAATATATTTATATTTCTAACCCATATTTCATTCCAAACAATGCGATGCTTGAAGCTCTTAGAATAGCGGCTTTAAGTGGAGTAACCATTAAATTATTAGTGCCAAAAAAATCAGATTCCTGGTTGGCTAAATATAGTATGCTATCCTTTTTTGAAGAATTATTGTTTCTAGGAATTGAGATCTACCAACAAAAAGATGATTTCTTACATAGCAAAGTCATTATAATGGATGGTGAAATTGCTTCTGTAGGTTCAGGTAATTTTGATCACCGAAGTTTTGAACATAATTTTGAAACTAACGCCTTGATCTATGACACACCTATCGCAGAAAGCATTTGTCAAGATTTTATCGCAGATTGCCGAGAGAGTATATTATTGAAGTATGATACTTATAAAAGACGGGGGATAAAACGAAAATTATCTGAAGGTATTGCAAGATTCTTTAGTCCTTTATTATAG
- a CDS encoding arsenate reductase family protein, giving the protein MGVISTDKNKITLIYNSGISLGKQTYSYVKSSDKDILAIDTSKTNITGTQWLEIADGLNLDISDLIQKEFPNYRKLYDPKVKLKPEDWIKIIQNHPEVVWFPILIMGNSFYLIKAPSDFINLTDSNSADMSRKLS; this is encoded by the coding sequence ATGGGGGTCATTTCTACCGATAAAAATAAAATTACACTAATTTATAACTCAGGTATTTCATTAGGTAAGCAAACTTACAGTTACGTAAAATCATCTGATAAAGATATCTTAGCCATTGACACTTCAAAAACCAATATTACCGGAACACAATGGTTGGAAATTGCAGATGGTCTTAATTTGGATATTTCGGATTTGATCCAGAAAGAATTTCCTAACTATAGAAAGTTGTACGATCCAAAAGTTAAACTTAAGCCAGAAGATTGGATAAAGATCATTCAAAATCATCCAGAGGTGGTTTGGTTCCCTATTTTAATTATGGGAAATAGTTTCTATCTAATTAAAGCTCCTTCTGATTTTATTAATTTAACCGATTCAAATAGCGCCGATATGTCAAGAAAATTATCTTAA
- a CDS encoding DUF1328 domain-containing protein, protein MLRYTIIFVILAIVAGIFGFGGIAAGAASIAKILFFIFIVLFILSLIFGKRFKA, encoded by the coding sequence ATGTTACGTTACACTATTATCTTTGTTATTCTGGCAATTGTTGCCGGTATATTCGGTTTTGGAGGTATTGCCGCAGGAGCAGCCAGTATTGCTAAAATCTTATTCTTTATATTTATAGTGCTCTTTATTTTATCTCTAATATTTGGTAAAAGATTCAAAGCATAA
- a CDS encoding AraC family transcriptional regulator: MKKKIEVQDYHVKNLVIDLADSLGIDYENSQHEYCVRLPEEFGSGYMKSYQFDFGIGVVETDYLLKKEFNYELAKGIVHPLKIMFNRESGFYHKFENSEEFHEIRRLENAMISSTSKNNHIFKTPANTPICIFSIEINRKLFEEKIESFLPNMNEDLIELFRDVNGINQFYYKNYYSLEISKFISEFTECELTGFMRQVYLEGKAYEILTHQLQQYLDDLNEPDKRLILRQATIESIEDAVSIIRDEIDSIGNIVDIAKRVGLNQNTLQNGFKQLYKTSVNEYIKNYRIDTAKELLESSDLNITEITYKVGINSRSYFAKLFKKRFGISPKQYLNQVRNKKDDSKSA; the protein is encoded by the coding sequence ATGAAGAAAAAAATAGAAGTGCAAGACTATCACGTTAAAAATTTAGTGATTGATTTAGCTGATAGTCTTGGAATAGATTATGAGAATTCTCAACACGAATATTGTGTGCGATTACCTGAGGAATTTGGTTCCGGATATATGAAATCTTATCAGTTTGATTTTGGAATCGGAGTTGTAGAAACTGATTATTTATTGAAAAAGGAGTTTAACTATGAATTGGCCAAAGGAATTGTTCATCCTTTAAAAATCATGTTTAACAGGGAATCTGGTTTTTATCATAAGTTTGAAAATAGCGAAGAGTTTCATGAAATACGTAGACTAGAAAATGCAATGATTTCTAGTACTTCCAAAAACAATCATATTTTTAAAACTCCAGCGAATACGCCTATTTGTATTTTTAGTATTGAGATCAATAGAAAATTATTTGAGGAAAAAATAGAATCTTTTCTACCGAATATGAACGAAGATCTTATAGAGTTGTTTAGAGATGTAAATGGGATCAATCAATTTTATTATAAGAATTATTATAGTCTTGAGATTTCTAAGTTTATTTCAGAATTCACAGAGTGTGAGCTTACCGGCTTTATGCGCCAAGTTTATCTAGAAGGAAAGGCGTACGAAATATTAACACATCAATTACAACAATATCTTGATGACCTTAATGAACCGGATAAAAGATTAATTTTACGGCAAGCTACTATAGAGAGTATAGAAGATGCCGTTTCTATCATTAGGGATGAAATTGATAGCATCGGTAATATCGTAGATATAGCAAAGCGTGTGGGGCTTAATCAAAATACATTGCAAAATGGTTTTAAGCAACTATACAAAACATCAGTAAACGAGTATATCAAAAACTACAGAATAGATACAGCTAAGGAATTACTAGAATCTTCTGACCTTAATATTACTGAGATTACGTATAAAGTAGGTATCAACTCCAGAAGTTATTTTGCTAAACTATTTAAAAAACGTTTTGGTATAAGTCCAAAACAATACTTAAATCAGGTGCGGAATAAAAAAGATGATTCCAAATCTGCATAA
- a CDS encoding AraC family transcriptional regulator: protein MQKIEIHSIDGVEILEQLNAHLKGKLTDQWGEHVLEFDNEFGKGVVRSIVFDWGVSLVDYDVSFVQDTKIVFSIKKANPIEFIFISEGKLDYTNNTEERPYTFERYQNIIISTQKFSKETYIFPKTAAVKVNFIYVLPGEYAKKKNNNLSYLSKSLFAAFTEENEKSPYKHYGNYNLKIADQIKQLQESYESGIVRTLSIEGQLNLILAMQMLEHNNYENDLALPESLSKEDIKKIHNLSGFIIDNISEPLSVQSLATKAGMSPKKLQLGFRVLYSKSVNEYIRQLKLEISRDYIKNTDDSISEIVYNIGFKSRSYFSKIFSERYGILPTEYRKKIKAKD from the coding sequence ATGCAAAAAATTGAGATACATAGCATAGATGGTGTAGAAATTTTAGAACAACTTAATGCCCATTTGAAAGGGAAATTAACCGATCAATGGGGAGAACATGTTCTAGAATTCGATAATGAATTCGGAAAAGGAGTTGTGCGTAGTATTGTATTTGATTGGGGAGTTTCTTTAGTAGATTATGATGTTAGTTTTGTTCAAGACACTAAAATTGTATTCAGTATTAAAAAAGCCAACCCTATAGAATTTATTTTTATATCCGAAGGTAAACTTGATTATACGAATAATACCGAGGAAAGGCCATATACTTTCGAACGATATCAGAATATAATTATATCTACCCAAAAGTTTTCTAAGGAAACCTATATTTTTCCTAAAACTGCAGCTGTTAAAGTCAATTTTATTTATGTGTTACCAGGCGAATATGCTAAGAAAAAGAACAACAACTTATCTTATTTGAGTAAAAGTTTATTCGCTGCTTTTACTGAAGAAAACGAAAAATCGCCATATAAACATTATGGTAATTATAACCTTAAGATAGCGGATCAGATCAAGCAGTTACAGGAAAGTTATGAAAGTGGTATCGTACGCACGCTTTCTATCGAGGGGCAACTCAATTTGATTCTGGCCATGCAGATGCTAGAGCATAACAATTATGAAAACGATTTAGCGTTGCCGGAATCACTTTCTAAAGAGGATATCAAAAAGATTCATAATTTATCAGGATTTATCATTGATAATATTTCAGAACCATTGTCAGTACAATCTTTGGCAACCAAGGCAGGTATGAGTCCTAAAAAATTACAACTTGGATTCAGGGTTTTATATTCTAAATCTGTAAACGAATATATAAGACAGTTAAAACTAGAAATCTCCAGGGACTACATAAAAAATACAGATGATTCTATTTCTGAGATAGTGTATAATATTGGTTTTAAAAGTCGAAGCTACTTCTCGAAAATATTTTCTGAACGTTATGGAATTTTACCAACGGAATACAGAAAAAAAATCAAAGCAAAGGATTAA
- a CDS encoding YdhR family protein: MENKKTIVNLRFKSNLPTDEVCKISTNRKEILKNTEGLISLFCYTNEETKTIGGTYIFENIHLAHQYLGKFLTEGIGPKYGIIPVTLKIDIGSLKGEIKGDNIE, from the coding sequence ATGGAGAATAAAAAAACAATTGTGAACCTCAGATTTAAATCAAATCTACCAACCGATGAGGTCTGTAAAATATCAACAAACCGTAAAGAGATACTAAAAAATACAGAAGGATTGATTTCTTTATTTTGTTATACAAACGAAGAGACTAAAACGATTGGTGGTACTTATATTTTTGAAAATATACATCTAGCACATCAATATTTAGGAAAATTTTTGACTGAGGGTATCGGTCCAAAATATGGAATAATTCCGGTTACATTAAAGATAGATATTGGTTCTCTAAAAGGTGAAATAAAAGGAGATAATATAGAATAG
- a CDS encoding SOS response-associated peptidase: protein MYKKISNIAEREFIENELGIKYKFPRLYTPSSVIDGTQEATLSIITMDNPDHILYAIWGLLPDNYEGEWSDFQKALDTLNVPKENLNSKGIFKEPYYKRRCLIIVTGFFIYHLHNGTLYPYYVYLDDKKPFYIAGIYNILDDGFITCSMLMTKTSGVVNKIQNLSSTMPIFVPNNLSDVWLNSKTDMDEIDYILNLPNKLKLRAHPIAKEFFKNDISYESMLEPVYYEGIPLV, encoded by the coding sequence ATGTATAAAAAGATTTCAAATATTGCGGAGAGAGAATTCATCGAAAATGAATTAGGTATTAAGTATAAGTTTCCGAGGTTATATACCCCAAGTTCAGTAATCGATGGTACTCAAGAGGCTACATTATCTATTATTACCATGGATAACCCAGATCATATATTATATGCTATTTGGGGACTACTGCCTGATAACTATGAAGGTGAATGGTCTGATTTTCAAAAAGCGCTGGACACCTTAAATGTCCCTAAAGAAAATTTAAATTCTAAAGGTATATTTAAAGAGCCTTACTATAAAAGACGTTGTCTCATTATTGTGACTGGTTTTTTTATATATCATTTACACAACGGTACGCTATATCCTTATTATGTCTATCTGGATGATAAAAAACCTTTTTATATTGCTGGAATTTATAATATACTAGATGATGGATTTATTACTTGTTCAATGCTAATGACAAAAACGTCAGGTGTTGTAAACAAAATACAAAATCTAAGCTCTACGATGCCCATATTTGTCCCTAATAACCTAAGTGATGTTTGGTTAAATTCTAAAACTGATATGGATGAAATCGATTATATCCTAAATCTTCCTAATAAGCTTAAATTAAGAGCACATCCCATCGCTAAAGAGTTCTTCAAGAATGATATCTCTTATGAATCCATGCTTGAACCTGTTTATTATGAAGGTATTCCCCTAGTATAA
- a CDS encoding helix-turn-helix transcriptional regulator, with translation MEKIENDLVSVPSELNDLKEHLQGNITVNYDMHTLTLDSKVGKGQVRYTNLQSGLQTFDFNLKLIKDIEIPIDSITSESIQFLYCLDGKCYHQFETFEKATLVEQFQTAVAHSDKSLASKIIIKKDAYLTLNIICVNKKEYFDKFSKENNPFGKKLQGLLYDIGTKSKHFHLGSYSLKIAEQLKLLFGIEYGNEVSELLSQKGRYYLILAEHIEQFHAEIENNSNTSGLLKNELMAISQVSDFIKEHPEIQHSIKSLCLESGLSPAKLQEGFKFMFQRTVSDFVRNVRLEKAEKLIKTTELTISEVVYSVGLTSRSYFCKIFKKKYSCSPKEYKSR, from the coding sequence ATGGAAAAAATAGAAAATGATTTGGTGAGCGTTCCTTCTGAGTTAAATGATCTCAAAGAACATCTCCAAGGAAATATTACAGTAAACTATGATATGCATACGTTAACTTTAGATTCGAAAGTTGGGAAAGGGCAAGTACGATACACAAATTTACAAAGTGGTTTACAAACTTTTGATTTCAATTTAAAACTAATAAAGGATATAGAAATTCCTATCGATTCTATAACGTCAGAATCCATTCAATTTTTATATTGTTTAGATGGCAAATGTTATCATCAATTTGAAACTTTCGAAAAAGCTACGCTTGTTGAGCAATTCCAAACTGCAGTTGCTCATAGCGATAAAAGTTTAGCAAGCAAAATTATAATTAAGAAAGATGCCTATTTGACACTTAATATCATCTGTGTAAATAAGAAAGAATATTTTGATAAATTTAGTAAAGAGAATAATCCGTTTGGTAAAAAACTTCAAGGTTTACTATATGATATCGGAACCAAATCAAAACACTTTCATTTGGGGAGCTATAGCTTAAAAATTGCAGAGCAATTAAAATTGTTATTTGGAATAGAGTATGGCAATGAAGTTTCCGAATTATTATCTCAAAAAGGGAGATACTATTTGATTTTGGCAGAGCATATTGAACAATTCCATGCAGAAATTGAGAATAACTCTAACACAAGTGGTTTGTTAAAGAATGAATTAATGGCTATCTCTCAAGTTAGTGATTTTATTAAAGAGCATCCGGAGATACAGCACAGTATAAAATCATTATGTTTAGAGTCCGGACTTTCTCCTGCAAAACTGCAAGAAGGTTTTAAGTTTATGTTTCAGAGAACTGTTTCTGATTTTGTGAGAAATGTACGTTTAGAAAAAGCAGAAAAATTAATAAAAACTACTGAGTTAACGATTTCTGAAGTTGTGTATTCCGTTGGTTTAACTAGTAGAAGTTATTTCTGTAAAATTTTTAAGAAAAAATACTCCTGTAGCCCAAAAGAATACAAATCAAGATAG